A single region of the Gemella sp. zg-570 genome encodes:
- the comGB gene encoding competence type IV pilus assembly protein ComGB, with amino-acid sequence MKKKKNGDIKKLLVKDEKIYFIRRLYELINHGYMLEDSIEFLMLQYSANDNTINYLKTELANGKKLSFILKKLGYPSSVVTKMEFAEHYGRIENMLLEIEKYLRIQKEQREKIVKTTRYPFFLTMTLIILITIFNLLVIPQFQNIYTSTNIKMDMQVSILINILYYLPKVLISLILLIAILILYLTYLYRYKKARFLKLIIKIPLINNYFIYYISYQYSQELSLFLMSGFSMKTALNEIISKEYNYFFVEFSKKIEISLAAGDTFERATEKIIYLDKSMAKFINHGRKNSMLDKELSLYSDIMLDSFLKLVDKRLKKIQPVLFFILALIIIGLYLVILLPVFNMASSIR; translated from the coding sequence ATGAAGAAAAAGAAAAATGGGGATATTAAAAAATTATTAGTAAAAGATGAAAAAATTTATTTTATAAGAAGACTGTATGAATTAATAAATCATGGATATATGCTAGAAGATTCAATAGAATTTTTAATGCTACAATATAGTGCTAATGATAACACCATAAATTATTTAAAAACAGAATTAGCAAATGGTAAAAAATTATCTTTTATTCTAAAAAAATTAGGCTATCCCAGTTCTGTCGTAACTAAAATGGAATTTGCAGAGCATTACGGAAGAATTGAAAATATGCTTTTAGAAATAGAAAAATATCTCCGTATCCAAAAAGAACAAAGAGAAAAAATAGTAAAAACAACTAGGTATCCCTTCTTTTTAACTATGACACTAATAATACTAATAACAATTTTTAATTTATTAGTAATACCCCAATTCCAAAATATTTACACATCAACAAATATAAAAATGGATATGCAGGTAAGTATTTTAATAAATATACTTTATTATTTACCAAAAGTATTGATTAGTTTAATTTTGTTAATTGCAATATTAATTTTATATTTAACATATCTTTATCGTTATAAGAAAGCTAGATTTTTAAAATTAATAATAAAGATACCTTTAATTAATAACTACTTTATATACTATATATCATATCAATATTCACAAGAATTAAGTTTATTTTTAATGAGTGGATTTTCTATGAAGACAGCATTAAATGAAATAATAAGCAAAGAGTATAATTATTTTTTTGTAGAATTTTCAAAAAAAATAGAAATTTCATTGGCAGCTGGCGATACTTTTGAAAGAGCAACAGAAAAAATTATATATTTAGATAAGTCCATGGCAAAATTTATAAATCATGGAAGAAAAAATAGTATGTTGGATAAGGAATTAAGTTTATATAGTGATATTATGTTAGATTCCTTTTTAAAATTAGTAGATAAACGTCTAAAAAAAATTCAACCAGTATTATTTTTTATCCTAGCCTTAATAATTATAGGTTTATATTTAGTTATATTATTACCAGTTTTTAATATGGCAAGTTCAATACGTTAA
- a CDS encoding prepilin-type N-terminal cleavage/methylation domain-containing protein — MNKVRNAGFTLIEVIISLALLSIFLLLLSAILTLTSNISKSFLDYSNYEYAMMHKKIFEMYEDSEQVSIDRNKIKFINEKYDRQHTVIFSNSKIYKQTKNPGEKFSAGYSLLLEKINSYQFKKISEEIVSVKIIDRKNKEHVLKLRLKDEIKEREKNNSDEDNKKNQDE, encoded by the coding sequence ATGAATAAGGTTAGAAATGCAGGTTTCACTTTGATTGAAGTTATAATATCTTTAGCCTTATTATCAATTTTTTTATTGTTACTTTCTGCTATTTTGACTTTGACCTCAAATATATCTAAAAGTTTTTTAGATTATAGTAATTATGAATATGCTATGATGCACAAAAAAATTTTTGAAATGTATGAAGATAGTGAGCAGGTAAGTATTGATAGAAATAAAATAAAATTTATAAATGAAAAATACGACAGACAACATACTGTGATTTTTTCCAACTCAAAAATTTACAAGCAAACTAAAAATCCTGGAGAAAAATTTTCTGCAGGCTATTCACTACTGCTAGAAAAAATAAATAGCTACCAATTTAAAAAAATATCAGAAGAAATAGTAAGTGTAAAAATCATAGACAGAAAAAATAAGGAACACGTATTAAAACTAAGATTAAAAGATGAAATTAAAGAAAGAGAAAAAAATAACAGTGATGAAGATAATAAAAAAAATCAAGATGAATAA
- a CDS encoding DMT family transporter, giving the protein MNYSKIDYIKYIISLLIFGSIGILVKNINMPSSHIVLFRTIIASIFFILLFTFTKNKINLQDIQRNLFLLVLSGFALGINWVFLFEAYSYTSISIATLLYYFTPTLVIAISPLIFRDSFPLVKAICILLSTLGMTLVANINIFEISANAGIVYGLASAVGYTLLVIINKKISKIDGHNSTFVQMIVASLVLAIYVIFINGDSIQLPKNNFEISYLLILGVVHTGLACLLYFSAIAKLPTTNIAFLSYVDPISALFFAYIFLGESLNFYQIIGATLILGSSLFAQIKIK; this is encoded by the coding sequence ATGAATTATTCAAAAATAGATTATATAAAATATATAATATCACTCTTAATTTTTGGTAGCATTGGTATATTGGTTAAAAATATAAATATGCCAAGTAGCCATATCGTATTATTCAGAACAATTATTGCATCAATATTTTTTATATTACTTTTCACTTTTACAAAAAATAAAATAAATTTGCAAGATATACAAAGAAATTTATTTTTATTAGTATTATCTGGTTTTGCACTAGGAATAAATTGGGTATTTTTATTTGAAGCCTATAGTTACACATCTATTAGTATAGCAACCCTTTTATATTATTTTACTCCTACTCTAGTTATAGCTATCTCACCTCTTATATTTAGAGATAGTTTTCCCTTGGTCAAAGCTATTTGCATTTTGTTATCTACTCTGGGTATGACCTTGGTTGCAAATATAAATATTTTTGAAATTTCTGCAAATGCTGGTATTGTATATGGCTTAGCTTCAGCAGTAGGCTACACTCTATTAGTAATTATCAATAAAAAAATTTCAAAAATTGATGGTCATAATTCTACTTTTGTTCAAATGATAGTAGCAAGTTTAGTCTTAGCTATTTATGTTATTTTTATAAATGGAGATTCTATTCAATTACCAAAAAATAATTTTGAAATTTCTTATTTATTAATACTTGGTGTAGTTCACACTGGTCTTGCTTGCTTATTATATTTTTCAGCAATAGCAAAACTACCAACAACTAATATAGCCTTTCTTAGTTATGTAGACCCTATTTCAGCACTCTTTTTTGCTTATATTTTTTTAGGAGAAAGTTTAAATTTTTACCAAATTATAGGAGCAACATTAATTTTAGGTTCATCACTATTTGCACAAATAAAAATAAAGTAG
- the comGC gene encoding competence type IV pilus major pilin ComGC, with translation MKEKLRKILKNNKGFTLIEMLIVIFIIAILLVLIIPNITKNLDSAKDKSSQAYVKTVQSQVTAYELNEGDSNVTFEKLVEKGYLEGSAAEASKAPNGKAVIIENGKVRLQE, from the coding sequence ATGAAAGAGAAATTAAGAAAAATATTAAAAAACAATAAGGGATTCACACTAATAGAAATGTTAATTGTCATTTTTATTATAGCTATCTTGTTGGTGCTTATTATACCAAACATAACAAAAAATTTAGATTCTGCAAAAGATAAAAGTTCGCAAGCCTATGTAAAAACAGTGCAATCTCAAGTTACAGCTTATGAACTAAATGAAGGGGACAGTAATGTTACTTTTGAAAAGTTGGTAGAAAAAGGTTATCTAGAAGGTAGTGCAGCAGAGGCCAGCAAAGCACCTAACGGCAAAGCAGTAATAATAGAAAATGGCAAAGTTAGATTGCAAGAATAA
- a CDS encoding amino acid ABC transporter ATP-binding protein, with translation MLIEVKDLKKNFKNVEVLKGINFKVDKGEKVVIIGSSGSGKSTALRCLNLLEISSGGEIFYKGENILEKNYNINKHRSKVGMVFQNFNLFNNMTVLENIILAPKNLGLDTEENLKLKAVKLLERVGLLDKKDAYPNSLSGGQKQRVAIARALANEPEVLLFDEPTSALDPEMVKEVLEVIKELSAEGLTMIVVTHEMGFAKEVADKVIFMDGGYIVEEGKPEQVFNNPKEERTKEFLSKIL, from the coding sequence ATGTTAATAGAAGTTAAAGATTTAAAGAAAAATTTTAAAAATGTAGAAGTCCTTAAAGGAATTAATTTTAAGGTAGATAAGGGAGAAAAAGTTGTAATAATTGGTTCAAGCGGTAGTGGAAAATCGACAGCTTTAAGATGTCTTAATTTATTAGAAATATCTAGTGGTGGAGAAATATTTTATAAGGGAGAAAATATTTTAGAAAAAAATTATAATATCAACAAACACAGAAGCAAGGTAGGAATGGTATTTCAAAATTTTAATTTATTCAATAACATGACAGTATTAGAAAATATAATATTAGCTCCTAAAAATTTAGGTTTAGATACTGAAGAAAATTTGAAATTAAAAGCTGTAAAATTATTAGAAAGAGTTGGACTGCTTGATAAAAAAGATGCTTATCCAAATAGTTTATCAGGAGGACAAAAACAACGTGTTGCCATAGCTAGAGCCTTAGCAAACGAACCAGAAGTTTTATTATTTGACGAACCAACAAGTGCTTTAGATCCAGAAATGGTAAAAGAAGTTTTAGAAGTAATAAAAGAATTATCTGCTGAAGGACTTACTATGATTGTTGTAACTCACGAAATGGGATTTGCAAAAGAGGTGGCAGATAAGGTAATATTTATGGACGGTGGCTACATTGTTGAAGAAGGGAAACCAGAACAAGTATTTAATAATCCAAAAGAAGAAAGAACAAAAGAGTTTCTTAGTAAAATTTTATAA
- a CDS encoding ThiF family adenylyltransferase encodes MLNQFSRNELVIGKEGLEILKNSCVGILGIGGVGTFAVESLARSGIGSFVIMDKDNIDITNVNRQIHATTKTVGLSKVEEMKKRILDINPECQVIAIQDFYTEETFEKFYKEKLDFVIDSCDTVKYKIHLIEHCLKNKIRFISVMGASNKMDPTKFDIADISKTSICPLAKIVRLHFKKLKIKGKIPVVYSTESPLVPRDEYTEKIGNKNSEIRKAQTPPTSNAFCPATAGLIAASYVYRNLLKDISFKTIEKNN; translated from the coding sequence ATGCTAAATCAATTTTCACGTAATGAACTTGTTATAGGTAAAGAGGGATTAGAAATTTTAAAAAATTCTTGTGTTGGTATTCTCGGTATAGGAGGAGTAGGAACTTTTGCAGTTGAATCATTGGCTAGAAGTGGTATTGGGTCTTTTGTGATTATGGACAAGGATAATATAGACATAACAAATGTAAATCGCCAAATTCATGCGACAACCAAAACAGTAGGACTTAGTAAAGTAGAAGAAATGAAAAAAAGAATACTTGATATTAATCCTGAGTGTCAGGTTATCGCTATTCAAGATTTTTATACGGAAGAAACATTTGAAAAATTTTATAAGGAAAAATTGGATTTTGTAATTGATTCTTGCGATACTGTAAAATATAAAATACATCTTATAGAACATTGCTTAAAAAATAAAATAAGATTTATCTCCGTAATGGGGGCGTCAAACAAAATGGATCCAACAAAATTTGACATAGCTGATATATCAAAAACTTCTATTTGCCCACTTGCAAAAATTGTGAGATTACATTTTAAAAAATTAAAAATCAAGGGTAAAATTCCTGTTGTTTATTCAACAGAAAGTCCCCTAGTCCCAAGAGATGAATACACAGAAAAAATTGGTAATAAAAATTCAGAAATAAGAAAAGCACAAACGCCACCAACATCTAATGCTTTTTGCCCAGCTACAGCTGGTCTTATAGCGGCAAGTTATGTATACAGAAACCTATTAAAAGATATTTCATTTAAAACTATAGAAAAAAATAATTAA
- a CDS encoding HAD hydrolase family protein, whose product MEVDGINIALENKICQLNVFVDKGEEEQEFLKYMSSSKSVRWTSWFTDIIAKDGGKDVGIKKLAAYYGIDIKETMAFGDGGNDMDMLKSVALGVAMGNARDDVKKVADYITDTVDNDGIEKALKYFKII is encoded by the coding sequence ATAGAAGTTGATGGCATAAACATAGCCTTAGAAAATAAAATTTGTCAGTTAAATGTTTTTGTTGATAAGGGAGAAGAAGAGCAAGAATTTTTAAAATATATGTCTTCTTCTAAATCAGTACGTTGGACAAGTTGGTTTACAGATATAATAGCAAAAGATGGTGGCAAAGATGTAGGTATAAAAAAATTAGCAGCTTATTACGGAATTGATATAAAAGAAACTATGGCTTTTGGTGATGGTGGTAATGATATGGACATGTTAAAAAGTGTAGCACTTGGTGTTGCCATGGGTAATGCTAGAGATGATGTAAAAAAAGTTGCTGACTATATTACGGATACTGTTGATAATGATGGTATAGAAAAAGCCCTAAAATATTTTAAAATAATTTAA
- the lysS gene encoding lysine--tRNA ligase produces the protein MTGENVNLNTEDLNDQMLVRREKMEDIRKNGIDPFGSKFVRTHLTNEIIEKFNDFNKGELEEKNISVTIAGRVMTKRGKGKAGFAHVQDLGGQIQIYVRQDRVGENYEFFKSADLGDIVGIEGILFKTNVGELSVKANSFQILTKSLRPLPDKFHGLKDVEERYRRRYVDLIMNKESKDTFILRSKIIQTMRNYLNERGYLEVETPMMHSIAGGAAARPFVTHHNALDMQLFMRIALELPLKRLIVGGLEKVYEIGRAFRNEGVSTRHNPEFTMIELYEAYADYNDIMDLTENMIAYICETIHGTTKITYGEHLIDLTPKWRRVHMVDAIKEITGIDFWQKITDEEAHTLAKKHGIHTRKDMKVGHIINEFFETFVEETLVQPTFIYGHPVEVSPLAKTNKEDSRFTDRFELFIVKREHANAFSELNDPIDQKERFLAQMDEKDAGNEEVYEMDEDFVESLEYGMPPTGGLGIGIDRLVMLLTNAPSIRDVLLFPYMKHK, from the coding sequence ATGACTGGAGAAAATGTTAATCTAAACACAGAAGATTTAAACGACCAAATGTTAGTCCGCCGTGAAAAAATGGAAGATATTCGTAAAAACGGTATCGACCCATTCGGAAGTAAATTTGTAAGAACACATTTAACAAATGAAATTATTGAAAAATTTAATGACTTTAACAAGGGAGAACTAGAAGAAAAAAATATTTCTGTTACTATAGCTGGTAGAGTTATGACAAAGCGTGGTAAAGGAAAAGCTGGTTTTGCCCACGTGCAAGACTTAGGTGGTCAAATACAAATTTATGTTCGTCAAGATAGAGTTGGCGAAAATTATGAATTTTTCAAATCTGCCGACCTTGGTGATATAGTCGGAATAGAAGGTATTTTATTTAAAACGAATGTTGGTGAATTATCAGTTAAGGCTAATAGTTTTCAAATACTAACAAAATCATTAAGACCTCTCCCTGATAAATTTCACGGTTTAAAAGATGTTGAAGAGAGATACCGTAGAAGATATGTTGATTTAATAATGAATAAGGAAAGCAAAGATACTTTTATTCTGCGTTCTAAAATCATTCAAACTATGCGTAACTATTTGAATGAAAGAGGCTATTTAGAAGTTGAAACTCCTATGATGCACAGCATAGCTGGAGGAGCAGCAGCTCGTCCATTCGTTACACATCACAATGCTTTAGATATGCAATTATTTATGCGTATCGCATTAGAATTGCCCTTAAAACGTCTAATTGTTGGTGGACTTGAAAAAGTTTATGAGATTGGTCGAGCATTTCGTAACGAGGGAGTTTCTACAAGACACAATCCAGAATTTACAATGATTGAATTATATGAAGCATACGCCGACTATAATGACATTATGGATTTAACTGAAAATATGATAGCTTATATTTGTGAGACTATCCACGGTACAACTAAAATTACTTATGGCGAGCATCTAATAGACTTAACTCCAAAATGGCGTAGAGTTCATATGGTTGATGCCATAAAAGAAATAACAGGAATTGATTTTTGGCAAAAAATTACTGATGAAGAAGCTCACACCTTGGCAAAAAAACATGGAATACACACACGCAAGGATATGAAAGTTGGACACATTATTAATGAATTTTTTGAAACATTTGTTGAAGAAACATTAGTTCAACCAACATTTATATACGGACACCCTGTTGAAGTTTCTCCACTTGCAAAAACAAATAAGGAAGATAGCAGATTTACAGACAGGTTTGAACTATTTATAGTAAAACGTGAACACGCAAATGCCTTTAGTGAATTAAATGACCCTATCGACCAAAAAGAAAGATTTCTTGCTCAAATGGACGAGAAAGATGCGGGTAATGAAGAAGTTTATGAAATGGACGAAGATTTTGTAGAATCATTAGAATATGGAATGCCTCCTACTGGTGGTCTTGGTATCGGAATTGACAGATTGGTTATGCTCCTAACTAACGCTCCTTCAATAAGAGATGTTCTATTATTCCCATATATGAAACACAAATAA
- a CDS encoding prepilin-type cleavage/methylation domain-containing protein — MAKLDCKNNQGFSFVEVLGVLFIVCSVIFILSLNPVASYEKYKEKVAVNELISNIYMVQTKSLTDSRTNYIEFFENANEYRMYYDGKSETRHISENGKTGVGLRSLQFRYRRGNVNRANTVLVNFPNSRYEIIIHLETGYVTLNEK; from the coding sequence ATGGCAAAGTTAGATTGCAAGAATAATCAAGGATTTAGTTTTGTAGAAGTTTTGGGAGTATTATTTATAGTATGTAGTGTTATTTTTATTTTATCATTAAATCCAGTTGCGTCTTATGAAAAATACAAGGAAAAAGTGGCAGTCAATGAACTGATTTCTAATATCTATATGGTGCAAACAAAAAGTTTAACCGACAGTAGAACTAATTATATAGAATTTTTTGAGAATGCTAACGAATATAGAATGTATTATGACGGTAAATCAGAAACAAGACATATCTCAGAAAATGGAAAAACTGGCGTGGGCCTTAGGTCTTTACAATTTAGGTATCGCAGGGGGAATGTCAACAGGGCTAATACTGTTCTAGTAAATTTTCCTAATAGTAGATATGAAATAATAATACATTTAGAAACGGGATATGTAACATTAAATGAGAAATAA
- a CDS encoding type II secretion system protein: MRNNKGFTLIEILAGIFIFSVILIFLVPNIVREYEILKKSEDKLIMKEILYEEILINKDVGRFTRNNYEITIGENSASIKNLDTGEIILYE, from the coding sequence ATGAGAAATAACAAGGGCTTTACTTTAATAGAAATTTTAGCGGGAATATTTATTTTTTCTGTTATTTTAATATTTCTTGTACCAAATATAGTAAGAGAATATGAAATTTTAAAAAAATCTGAAGACAAGTTGATTATGAAAGAAATTTTATATGAAGAAATATTAATAAATAAAGATGTTGGAAGATTCACAAGAAATAATTATGAAATAACAATAGGAGAAAATTCTGCCAGTATAAAAAATTTAGATACAGGAGAAATAATTTTATATGAATAA
- a CDS encoding transporter substrate-binding domain-containing protein: MKKIYLLFISFIILITLTACSNKSAVNKLDEIKEKGKLSLAVSPDYPPYEFYVAENGSVKIVGADIQLAQEVAKKLGVELEIVQLSFDSLLPALTSGRVDMVISGMNPNKERRQVVDFSDIYYVSGSAFIVRQDDKDITSIDDLKTKKIGVQKGTIQEKALLDDLKISQENIQSLADVPSVLQDLINKNVDVVFLAEDVSQISLNKYPSLKISSFKLEKDAELDGMAIAFSKGNNAELISAVNEVIKKQNSENIFAKELEKYAALAAKIQ, translated from the coding sequence ATGAAAAAAATATATTTATTATTTATATCTTTTATAATTTTAATAACGTTGACAGCTTGTAGCAACAAGAGTGCTGTTAATAAATTAGATGAAATAAAAGAAAAAGGAAAGTTGAGTTTAGCAGTTTCTCCTGACTATCCCCCTTATGAATTTTATGTTGCAGAAAATGGTAGTGTAAAAATTGTTGGGGCAGATATCCAGTTGGCTCAAGAAGTTGCAAAAAAATTAGGAGTTGAATTAGAAATTGTACAATTATCTTTTGACTCTTTACTACCAGCTTTAACATCTGGACGTGTTGATATGGTTATATCAGGAATGAATCCAAACAAAGAACGCCGTCAAGTAGTAGATTTTTCTGATATTTATTATGTTAGTGGTAGTGCATTTATAGTTAGACAAGATGACAAAGATATAACTTCAATAGATGATTTAAAAACTAAAAAAATAGGGGTTCAAAAAGGAACAATTCAAGAAAAAGCCCTGCTAGATGATTTGAAAATTTCACAAGAAAATATTCAGTCTTTAGCAGATGTTCCAAGTGTGCTTCAAGATTTAATAAATAAAAATGTTGATGTAGTATTTTTGGCTGAAGATGTAAGTCAAATATCCTTAAATAAATATCCGTCATTAAAAATTAGCTCTTTCAAATTAGAAAAAGATGCAGAATTAGACGGAATGGCAATAGCCTTTAGTAAAGGAAATAATGCTGAATTAATTTCAGCTGTTAATGAAGTTATAAAGAAACAAAATTCAGAAAATATATTTGCAAAAGAGTTAGAAAAATATGCAGCACTTGCAGCAAAAATTCAATAG
- a CDS encoding amino acid ABC transporter permease, with amino-acid sequence MFNFLSEYYQMYIDATITTLEVSFLALIVGLILGILICIAKIGNIKILKWLASIYIEIIRNTPILVQIMIIYFALPEINIKLSPFMSAIVALSINSAAYVSEIFRAGINAIDKGQMEAGRSLGLSYGQTMKLIILPQAFKNSLPALGNEFISLVKESSIVYFVGVADIMFAANAIKNATYQTFGPYLVAALIYFIITSILSQFVKALEKKLDK; translated from the coding sequence ATGTTTAATTTTTTATCAGAATATTATCAGATGTATATAGATGCTACAATAACAACTTTAGAAGTTTCATTTTTAGCATTGATAGTAGGTTTAATTTTAGGAATATTAATTTGTATTGCAAAAATTGGCAATATAAAAATATTAAAATGGTTAGCTAGTATTTATATAGAAATTATTAGAAATACGCCAATTTTAGTACAAATAATGATTATTTATTTTGCCCTGCCAGAAATAAATATTAAACTTTCACCATTTATGTCAGCCATAGTAGCCTTGTCAATAAATTCAGCTGCCTATGTAAGTGAAATATTTAGAGCGGGAATAAATGCAATAGACAAGGGGCAAATGGAAGCTGGACGTTCTTTAGGGCTTAGTTATGGTCAAACAATGAAATTAATTATTTTACCCCAAGCATTTAAAAATTCTTTACCAGCTTTAGGAAATGAATTTATATCTCTTGTTAAAGAATCGTCAATAGTTTACTTTGTAGGTGTTGCTGATATAATGTTTGCCGCCAATGCAATTAAAAATGCAACTTATCAAACATTTGGTCCTTACTTAGTAGCGGCATTAATTTATTTCATTATAACGTCAATACTTTCACAATTTGTAAAAGCACTTGAGAAAAAATTAGATAAATAA
- a CDS encoding DNA topoisomerase IV, with protein MYTTNLSNLESPHLIFSDDDEYSQDFNTEIYYENEILSDYADESYNSNELIMDRTEDDFSDYSLGIGLTMDYSYDEDDFEYDEVSISNDQKMLEDAADGNL; from the coding sequence ATGTATACAACAAACTTATCTAATTTGGAGTCGCCTCACCTCATTTTTTCTGATGACGATGAGTATTCCCAGGACTTCAATACCGAAATTTATTATGAAAATGAAATTTTATCTGATTATGCTGATGAAAGTTACAACTCTAACGAGTTAATTATGGATAGAACAGAAGATGATTTTTCTGATTACTCTTTAGGAATTGGTCTTACAATGGATTATTCTTATGATGAAGATGATTTTGAATATGATGAAGTAAGTATATCTAATGATCAAAAAATGTTAGAAGATGCCGCAGACGGTAACCTATAG
- a CDS encoding CtsR family transcriptional regulator, whose translation MNNMTDIIEQYIKQLFLEAKDDYITLKRSNVAEKFDCVPSQLNYVIKTRFTPEHGFIIESKRGGGGFIRITKITLQSDDYIDYLIETIEQVEAKEIDYIKILKILKNEKYIDYFDYEVMNNSLSILQKNTFDTLQLLDDIDILTTKKIKLTMDKNSKEMLLQFLTNIKYSKEKK comes from the coding sequence ATGAATAATATGACTGATATAATAGAGCAATATATAAAACAATTATTTTTAGAAGCAAAAGATGATTATATAACCCTAAAAAGAAGTAATGTTGCAGAAAAATTTGACTGTGTTCCCTCGCAGTTAAATTATGTAATAAAAACTAGATTCACACCCGAACATGGATTTATAATAGAAAGTAAACGTGGGGGAGGAGGCTTTATTAGAATTACAAAAATAACACTCCAGAGTGATGATTATATAGATTATTTAATAGAAACTATTGAACAAGTAGAAGCAAAAGAAATTGATTATATTAAAATATTAAAAATATTAAAAAATGAAAAATATATAGATTACTTTGACTATGAAGTTATGAATAATTCTTTATCAATATTACAAAAAAATACATTTGATACACTTCAACTTCTCGATGATATAGATATTTTGACTACAAAAAAAATAAAACTAACAATGGACAAAAATTCAAAAGAAATGTTGTTGCAATTTTTAACAAATATAAAATACAGTAAGGAGAAAAAATAA
- the comGA gene encoding competence type IV pilus ATPase ComGA has protein sequence MISIDIKELMINILNMGIESNASDIHIYPKSSGSASIKYRIKGSLEEKLNLKNSEIDSLISLLKFNASIDIALNKTPQSGRFEYKYKEKKYYLRISTIPLNELYEGCVVRIFTDELAEVNFSLFEEDVESINKLSKYANGLIIFSGPTGSGKSTSMYKLALDIAKQNRQIISIEDPVEKNFDSLIQMQVNEKAGINYDNALKSILRCDPDAIMVGEIRDSLTAKYVITSSYSGHLVLTTLHAENCIGVINRLVDLGISKEDLRQTLLCIISQRLVNLGEKQELITEIMPKEKINSYILNKEINFTSLKEKFEKAYKIGKISNEEKEKWGY, from the coding sequence TTGATTAGCATAGATATAAAAGAATTAATGATAAATATTTTAAATATGGGGATAGAAAGTAATGCTAGTGATATACATATTTATCCTAAGTCAAGCGGAAGTGCTTCTATAAAATATCGTATTAAGGGTTCTTTGGAGGAGAAATTAAATTTAAAAAATTCAGAAATAGATAGTTTAATATCTCTTTTAAAATTTAATGCCAGCATTGATATTGCCTTGAATAAAACTCCTCAGTCAGGAAGATTTGAATATAAGTACAAGGAGAAAAAATATTATTTAAGAATTTCAACTATACCACTTAATGAATTGTATGAAGGCTGTGTAGTCAGAATATTTACAGATGAACTAGCTGAAGTTAATTTTAGTTTATTTGAAGAAGATGTAGAAAGTATAAATAAATTATCAAAATACGCTAATGGATTAATAATATTTTCTGGACCTACTGGCAGTGGGAAATCTACATCAATGTACAAATTAGCACTAGATATTGCAAAACAAAATCGTCAAATCATTTCCATAGAAGACCCTGTTGAAAAAAATTTTGATAGCCTTATTCAAATGCAGGTAAATGAAAAAGCAGGAATAAATTATGACAATGCCCTAAAATCCATTTTACGATGCGACCCAGACGCTATTATGGTTGGAGAAATAAGAGATAGTTTAACTGCTAAGTATGTGATTACATCATCATATTCAGGGCATTTGGTACTGACGACGCTTCATGCAGAAAATTGTATCGGAGTAATAAATAGACTTGTAGATTTAGGAATATCAAAAGAAGATTTAAGACAGACCCTCTTATGTATAATTTCACAAAGACTTGTTAACTTAGGAGAAAAACAAGAACTTATAACAGAAATAATGCCTAAAGAGAAAATAAATTCATACATACTAAATAAAGAAATAAATTTCACATCACTAAAAGAAAAATTTGAAAAAGCATATAAGATTGGAAAAATTTCTAATGAAGAAAAAGAAAAATGGGGATATTAA